One window of Thalassovita mediterranea genomic DNA carries:
- a CDS encoding arylsulfatase encodes MKTALYFLRSILALFALSASLAAHAERPNFIVILVDDAALMDFQVYGGEAATPNIDMLANSGALFTQHRATPFCAPSRAMLLTGLDNHLAGFGTIAEVLPPEHRGQPGYTMALEPGVETIATKLSRAGYRTYMTGKWHLGHGEGELPVDHGFDHSFILDASGADNWEDKPYLPYYKEAPWFEDGEKADLPDDFYSSTFIVRQMQDYLEADEAQSEPFFAYVSFMAVHIPVQAPKSFTDNYLDTYRDGWDGIREQRWRRAQELGLVREGAALAPQPETIPRWDDLSEEEQRIAAKSMAVNAGALEAMDAEVGNLINYLKASGQFENTVFVVTSDNGPEGGDPWDTQLQLWFDLKGYSRDYDTLGERGSYVALGSGGASAMAGPNNLFKFHAGDGGLRVPLIMSGPGLPEASTVSAFTTMADVTPTLLELAGAESDAPGTKPITGRSLLPLLNGEAGTVYGEHEAVGFSTSGQAALYRGRYKLVRNLPPHGDSVWRLFDMENDPGETADLSVEMPDLKADLMEAYRQYAERVGVLELPPGYQVEQQIAHNIREKLWEYYWYWFLIAGLLLLVILALLFIGARRLLRTMRAR; translated from the coding sequence ATGAAGACCGCATTATATTTCCTGCGCTCAATCCTCGCGCTTTTCGCGCTCTCGGCATCACTTGCCGCGCATGCAGAGCGGCCGAACTTTATCGTTATTCTGGTTGATGACGCGGCTCTCATGGACTTCCAAGTCTATGGCGGGGAAGCAGCGACACCCAATATCGACATGTTGGCGAATAGCGGCGCCTTGTTCACCCAGCATAGGGCCACGCCGTTCTGCGCCCCATCGCGCGCCATGCTGCTCACCGGCCTCGATAATCATCTTGCGGGATTTGGCACCATTGCGGAAGTCCTGCCACCCGAACACCGCGGCCAGCCCGGCTATACAATGGCGCTGGAACCCGGCGTCGAAACGATCGCGACAAAGCTCAGTCGCGCAGGCTATCGGACCTATATGACGGGCAAGTGGCACTTGGGACATGGCGAGGGCGAGTTGCCCGTGGATCATGGCTTCGACCATTCCTTCATCCTCGACGCCTCCGGGGCCGATAATTGGGAGGACAAGCCCTACCTGCCCTACTACAAGGAGGCGCCCTGGTTCGAGGATGGGGAGAAAGCCGACCTTCCGGACGACTTCTATTCCTCGACTTTCATTGTCAGGCAGATGCAGGACTATCTGGAGGCAGATGAGGCCCAGTCAGAGCCATTCTTCGCCTATGTGTCATTCATGGCGGTCCATATCCCCGTCCAAGCGCCAAAGTCTTTCACGGACAATTATCTCGACACCTACCGCGATGGCTGGGACGGGATTCGTGAACAGCGGTGGCGCCGTGCTCAGGAGTTGGGGCTCGTTCGAGAGGGCGCCGCGCTGGCGCCTCAGCCCGAAACAATCCCGCGCTGGGACGACCTGTCTGAGGAAGAGCAGCGCATCGCCGCCAAGAGCATGGCAGTCAATGCAGGTGCGCTGGAAGCCATGGATGCCGAGGTGGGCAACCTCATCAACTATCTGAAAGCGTCCGGTCAGTTCGAAAACACTGTCTTCGTCGTCACTTCAGACAATGGACCTGAAGGCGGCGACCCATGGGATACACAGCTCCAGTTGTGGTTCGACCTGAAAGGATATTCCCGCGACTATGACACACTGGGCGAGCGCGGTAGCTATGTCGCGCTTGGCTCTGGTGGCGCGAGCGCGATGGCGGGACCGAACAATCTGTTCAAGTTTCACGCTGGCGATGGCGGCTTGCGCGTTCCCCTCATCATGTCGGGCCCGGGGCTGCCAGAGGCTTCAACGGTCTCAGCTTTCACGACAATGGCAGACGTGACGCCAACCCTGCTCGAACTCGCCGGAGCAGAAAGTGATGCTCCCGGCACAAAGCCAATCACAGGTCGGTCGCTGCTGCCGCTTTTGAATGGCGAGGCCGGAACCGTTTATGGCGAACATGAAGCCGTCGGCTTTAGCACTTCGGGGCAGGCTGCTCTCTATCGCGGCCGCTACAAACTCGTGCGTAATCTTCCTCCGCATGGCGACAGCGTCTGGCGTCTGTTCGATATGGAGAATGACCCCGGCGAGACGGCTGACCTCTCAGTTGAAATGCCGGATCTCAAGGCCGACCTCATGGAAGCGTATCGTCAATATGCTGAGCGGGTCGGCGTGCTTGAATTGCCACCAGGTTATCAGGTCGAACAGCAAATCGCGCACAACATTCGCGAAAAGCTCTGGGAGTATTACTGGTACTGGTTCCTGATCGCGGGCCTTTTGCTTCTCGTCATTCTGGCGCTGCTCTTCATTGGGGCAAGGCGCCTGTTGCGGACGATGCGAGCTCGGTAG
- a CDS encoding formylglycine-generating enzyme family protein — MKAWSCSITLLVVASSAAAESAGDLVWTDVPGGCFQMGETRAYPEEAPVHEACVEPLQMTQTEITNAQFSRFVDETGYVTRAERGWRADEPEGPGIDVPPASAVFTPPERMRTANPIWWKLIDGANWRAPAGAAASDDTSPDWPVVHVTLEDAQAFAAWAGGRLPTEAEWEHAARGGHEGRLLSWDPDSEGSSGPLANTWQGIFPIEDTGDDGFAGLAPVGTYPANEFGLYDMIGNVWELTATPYAPSYRRADQARAQPAGFDPAQPGIPVVTIRGGSYLCSTSFCYRFRPAARQAQDIAFATSHIGFRLVRDVPARD; from the coding sequence ATGAAAGCCTGGTCCTGCTCCATCACACTCCTCGTTGTCGCCAGTTCAGCAGCGGCGGAAAGCGCTGGTGATCTTGTCTGGACCGACGTTCCGGGCGGCTGTTTCCAGATGGGCGAGACGAGGGCTTATCCGGAAGAGGCGCCGGTCCACGAGGCATGCGTCGAACCTCTGCAAATGACGCAAACTGAAATCACGAATGCGCAATTTTCCCGTTTCGTTGACGAGACCGGCTACGTCACCCGGGCAGAAAGGGGATGGCGGGCCGATGAACCAGAAGGCCCCGGCATCGACGTTCCGCCAGCGTCTGCCGTCTTCACACCGCCTGAGCGCATGCGAACGGCCAATCCAATCTGGTGGAAGCTTATTGACGGAGCCAATTGGCGCGCGCCAGCCGGAGCGGCAGCGAGCGATGACACTTCGCCCGACTGGCCCGTCGTTCATGTAACGCTGGAAGATGCGCAAGCCTTTGCAGCCTGGGCAGGCGGACGCCTTCCGACGGAAGCGGAGTGGGAACATGCGGCCCGCGGCGGTCATGAAGGTCGGCTGCTCTCCTGGGACCCGGACAGCGAAGGAAGTTCAGGTCCTTTGGCCAACACCTGGCAAGGCATCTTTCCCATAGAGGATACCGGAGACGACGGTTTCGCAGGTCTCGCCCCCGTCGGGACCTATCCTGCGAATGAGTTCGGCCTCTATGACATGATCGGCAATGTCTGGGAGCTAACGGCGACCCCGTATGCGCCATCCTACCGCCGCGCAGATCAGGCCCGCGCCCAGCCGGCCGGCTTTGATCCGGCTCAGCCCGGCATACCGGTCGTGACGATAAGAGGCGGCTCTTATCTCTGCAGCACATCGTTCTGTTATCGCTTCAGACCTGCAGCGAGACAGGCCCAGGACATCGCTTTCGCGACCTCGCACATCGGCTTTCGCCTCGTGAGGGACGTTCCTGCGAGAGACTAG
- a CDS encoding TetR/AcrR family transcriptional regulator encodes MEDLGKREQAKARRRTDIVRAARDLIRETGETDLSMRTLAQRAGVSLSTPYNLFGSKRAVVLAVLEDERDFAERFRKLDSGNSIDRIFGAHDLAFSYYTSDPEFYRTLWRALLSTSGQDDTGLATPERLAQTRAIWLGLVSNAVRDGYLAEDIPAELIMQSMAHVTGGALLSWAMGGVSTSALTPTVGIGYALCLKGSATPQGQKLLQSKIEAYQAQLSKAGPHITERAPETL; translated from the coding sequence GTGGAAGACTTGGGCAAGCGCGAGCAGGCCAAGGCGCGGCGGCGTACTGATATTGTGCGTGCGGCGCGCGACCTCATCCGCGAGACGGGCGAAACCGACCTCTCCATGCGGACGCTGGCACAGCGCGCAGGCGTCAGCCTGTCAACGCCCTACAACCTGTTCGGGTCGAAACGCGCTGTCGTACTGGCCGTGCTTGAGGATGAGCGCGATTTCGCTGAGCGTTTCCGCAAGCTTGATAGTGGCAACAGTATCGACCGCATCTTCGGCGCGCACGACCTTGCGTTCAGCTATTATACAAGCGACCCGGAATTCTATCGCACGCTCTGGCGCGCGCTGCTGTCCACCTCCGGACAGGATGACACCGGGCTTGCAACACCAGAGCGGCTCGCCCAGACGCGCGCGATCTGGCTCGGCCTTGTCAGCAACGCCGTTCGTGATGGCTATCTGGCGGAAGATATCCCGGCAGAGCTGATTATGCAGTCCATGGCGCATGTGACCGGCGGCGCGCTTCTTTCGTGGGCGATGGGAGGGGTATCGACCTCTGCACTGACGCCCACGGTCGGCATCGGCTATGCGCTCTGTCTGAAGGGATCAGCAACGCCGCAGGGGCAGAAACTGCTTCAGTCGAAGATCGAAGCGTATCAGGCCCAACTCTCAAAGGCTGGCCCCCATATCACTGAGCGCGCCCCGGAAACCCTGTAG
- a CDS encoding FAD-dependent oxidoreductase: MTETVLVIGAGIGGLCTALSLAPTGRQITILERDAPPPADDPDVVFLDWHRRGAGHVRQSHAFLARLRNIIKQHHPDLLEELKALGTRDLTFDMMLTEQQRDRYEPLPEDADLTIITSRRTTLELAIRRYVEGLENVTIRSGFFVRKLSTRAGEGSLIKVCGVSGEENNEPVVLSADIIVDASGKSGFLIQQLMDEGAAIAEESETAGILYFTRHYRLRPGQDEPSRTENPPASGDLGYIKFGVFPGDNGCFSVTISVPEVELELRKAIMNPDVFHAITLQLPGIEPWTNESRSEPRGKVHGMGDLHSRWRDMVVDNVPATRNYYPLGDTLVRTNPLYGRGCSFAAVSAEMLRETLEETSDATERQRVYHAKLRTELRPYYMNQRAQDRSAIKRAEAALTPGYKKSWRGKLVESFFEDGVRIALRSDVDLLRQAMRGFHMLEHPNKWLGKPANLGRVLWYWSRGKKRNAAAYPPKPGPERQQMMVALNLDPKADMRQTPVEAGLAA; the protein is encoded by the coding sequence ATGACGGAAACAGTTCTCGTCATCGGCGCAGGCATTGGCGGGCTCTGTACCGCGCTGTCGCTTGCGCCAACCGGTCGGCAGATCACAATACTGGAGCGGGACGCGCCGCCGCCAGCTGATGATCCGGACGTGGTCTTCCTGGACTGGCACCGGCGGGGTGCAGGGCATGTCCGTCAGAGCCATGCCTTCCTTGCCCGGCTTCGCAACATCATCAAGCAGCATCACCCAGACCTGCTTGAGGAGCTGAAGGCCCTCGGCACACGCGATCTCACCTTCGACATGATGCTGACCGAGCAGCAGCGCGATCGATATGAGCCGCTGCCAGAGGATGCTGATCTTACAATCATTACCAGCCGCCGGACGACGCTCGAGCTTGCCATTCGTCGTTATGTTGAAGGGCTGGAGAATGTAACGATCCGATCCGGCTTCTTTGTACGCAAACTGTCCACCCGGGCAGGGGAAGGCAGCCTCATCAAGGTTTGCGGTGTGAGCGGAGAAGAGAATAATGAGCCGGTGGTTCTCTCTGCCGACATTATCGTCGATGCCAGCGGCAAGTCAGGTTTCCTCATCCAGCAGCTGATGGATGAAGGCGCGGCAATCGCTGAAGAGAGCGAGACGGCGGGTATTCTCTACTTCACCCGCCACTACCGGCTGAGGCCGGGACAGGATGAACCGTCGCGGACGGAGAACCCGCCTGCGAGCGGCGATCTTGGCTATATCAAGTTCGGTGTGTTTCCTGGCGACAATGGCTGTTTCTCGGTCACGATTTCCGTGCCTGAGGTGGAGCTGGAGCTGCGCAAGGCGATCATGAACCCCGACGTCTTCCACGCCATCACGCTGCAGCTTCCAGGGATCGAGCCGTGGACCAATGAGAGCCGTTCCGAACCGCGCGGCAAGGTGCATGGCATGGGAGACCTTCATAGCCGCTGGCGGGACATGGTCGTCGATAATGTACCGGCGACGCGCAATTATTATCCGCTCGGCGATACGCTGGTGAGAACTAACCCACTCTATGGCCGCGGGTGTTCATTCGCGGCTGTGAGCGCAGAAATGTTGCGCGAGACGCTGGAAGAGACGTCGGATGCGACCGAGCGTCAGCGTGTCTATCATGCAAAGCTGCGCACAGAGCTTCGGCCCTATTACATGAACCAGCGTGCGCAGGACCGTTCTGCCATCAAACGGGCTGAAGCTGCCTTGACACCGGGCTACAAGAAGAGCTGGCGCGGCAAACTGGTGGAAAGCTTCTTCGAGGATGGCGTACGGATCGCGCTGCGCTCTGACGTCGATCTTCTTCGTCAGGCGATGCGGGGCTTTCACATGCTGGAACATCCCAACAAATGGCTGGGCAAACCCGCAAATTTGGGACGCGTGCTCTGGTACTGGTCGCGTGGAAAGAAGCGGAATGCGGCAGCCTATCCACCCAAGCCCGGGCCGGAGCGCCAGCAGATGATGGTGGCACTTAACCTCGACCCAAAGGCCGATATGCGCCAGACACCCGTTGAGGCCGGACTTGCGGCCTGA
- a CDS encoding alpha/beta hydrolase — protein MSWPGVSERRVATNGIELNIAEAGEGPLVLLLHGFPESWYSWRHQFKPIADAGYHVVAPDMRGYGKSDKPHEIEAYNQVEVRKDIINLIPALGYDEAIVIGHDWGAPTAWATALHHPDKVRAVGALSVPFMPRSPVQPMPAMREMFKGQFFYQLYFFEPGVAEAEFEADIRTALKKFLVLAGGETDLTQLTPKGPDDDMFSSLPDPETLPPWLSEEDLDFYAGEFGRSGMRGPLNYYRNHDLAWKLTEGAPEHIDQPGFFLGGANDGVIMMAAEAYQAMPNYVRDLRINELIPGIGHWTQQEAPEKTNEVILRFLKEVDG, from the coding sequence ATGAGCTGGCCCGGGGTGAGCGAGCGCCGGGTCGCAACAAACGGCATAGAGCTCAACATCGCAGAAGCAGGGGAGGGGCCTCTCGTCCTGCTTCTGCATGGCTTTCCGGAGTCGTGGTATTCCTGGCGCCATCAGTTCAAACCGATCGCCGATGCTGGCTATCACGTCGTGGCACCGGACATGCGCGGCTATGGCAAGTCCGACAAGCCGCATGAGATCGAGGCGTACAATCAGGTTGAAGTCCGCAAGGACATTATCAATCTGATCCCAGCGCTTGGCTATGATGAGGCAATCGTCATCGGTCATGACTGGGGCGCGCCGACGGCGTGGGCGACGGCCCTCCATCATCCAGATAAGGTGCGTGCAGTCGGGGCGCTGTCGGTGCCCTTCATGCCGCGCTCTCCGGTCCAGCCGATGCCGGCCATGCGCGAGATGTTCAAGGGCCAGTTTTTCTACCAGCTCTACTTCTTTGAACCGGGCGTCGCCGAGGCTGAATTCGAGGCCGATATCCGAACGGCGTTGAAGAAGTTCCTGGTTCTTGCGGGCGGGGAGACGGACCTCACACAACTCACGCCGAAAGGCCCGGACGACGACATGTTCAGCAGTCTGCCAGATCCTGAAACGCTTCCGCCATGGCTGAGCGAGGAAGATCTCGACTTCTATGCCGGCGAGTTCGGGCGGTCAGGTATGCGCGGGCCTCTAAACTATTATCGTAACCACGATCTTGCCTGGAAGCTGACCGAGGGCGCGCCTGAGCATATCGACCAGCCCGGTTTCTTTCTTGGCGGGGCCAATGATGGGGTGATCATGATGGCCGCTGAGGCCTATCAGGCCATGCCAAATTATGTGCGTGACCTGCGCATCAATGAGCTCATCCCTGGCATCGGACACTGGACGCAGCAGGAAGCGCCGGAAAAGACCAATGAGGTCATTCTTCGCTTCCTGAAGGAGGTGGATGGATGA